A stretch of DNA from Rattus rattus isolate New Zealand chromosome 1, Rrattus_CSIRO_v1, whole genome shotgun sequence:
TTTGTGGCTCTCTGTACAATGTAGGAGTGAGCTTCTTAGAGCCGGGCTTGACAGAATACAGCGGATGCCCTGAACTGTGAGCCACCGTCATTGTGACAAAAATTTTCAACCCATTTTCTACTGTGAGGTCAGGCACAGCCTGTGGACCCAGGGTACAAACCATGGGActagagcttccttcttccattctttccccGGTCGCTTAGCAGGATTGTGCTGATCTCCACCTGTGCTCTCTGGACAGCCATCAGCCCACTGAGATTCACTTGTGCCATTTTTACTCCTAGCCTTCCTGGgtgtgaagaagaagaggagttCATTTACCCAGAATCCTGTCAGCTTCCACACCCACGTCAGTGTGTTGAAGCCCCTCTCTTCATCCACTCATCTGCTTTGACTTGTGGCAGAAATGAGTACATAGACATCATTCTACAGACTGGCAGGGTTTCATCTGCCTGCCTCATAACTGTAGCTCTTTAGGGGGGGTACTTTTCTTGCCACAGACCTGCTGGTTGATGTCATCTTGCCACCGCAAGGGACTCTTTCATCAGTTGCCTCATTGCTACCCACCGTCTTGTCAGCTCCCCTTGTGATGTGCAGCCAGAGACAGAAgggctttctcctctctgctccttggCTTGCTGAATGGGCTTTAGCGTGGAATGATGACCCAGTAGATGGCATCAGACAGAAACACTCCAGGGCTGTGACGTGTGCTCTCTTGTgcactgtttttgtttctccCCACTCCATAGCTCTTCTCTgaacctttcctctcctcttttctgccCTTTTTCTGGACATCTGTCCGTTGTTCCCATTTCGGGGCCGCCTGCCTCCATCTTTGCCTCTCCTCGTTCCCATGTGTTCTGGCCCCTTGACAGCTGTCAGGCTCTGGCTCTCACTACAGACACCATGCGGCAGGCTAAAGGCTGCATGCAGTGACACACAGGGCAGTGCTGGCTACACATGGAGTGAGAAGCTGTCGTTGCAGAACAGCGGAGAACATTTGAACATCTGATAAAGATGTCCCAGCATGCCCTTTGTGTGGGTCTGGGGTACTCAGGCTTGCTGGAGTCAGTTCCCGTAGCTTTCACAGCCAGCCAAATAGATTTTAGCAAGTGCTTACTATCATCCCAGTTTATACTCAGGGAGACCAGGGTGTGGCAGCCATTGCTGCAGATAAAATCTCTTTTGGGAGGGATATGCGGAGTAGAGCAGGAGCTGCCCTCTTCAGCCCGCTTTTGGTGTTGGTGTGACCATGTGGTAGAACTGTTGCCTGGTTATCAAGCCTTGGTAGATTAGCCATCTTCATGACTCTGGCAGACTAGGAGAGGAACCACACCTTAGTCGGGTACAGCTGGGTCAGCCAAGATTCAGATCTTGCCAGAGTTGCTCTTTCCTAGAACTTCAGAAGAGCCCACTGGCTTTTAGCTGGCCTGTTCCCTTTGAGGCTGGCTTCTTGGGGGAAGCCATGTAGACAGCTCCTGGAATCAGAATGGAACGCTTAGAGCTCAGCCTGctaggggaacacccttagagtAAGAACCATTTCACTGGGCTGCATGTGTGGGTTAAGCTCAGGCTTACTGGGGTCCCTTGTGGTGATATCCTAGATCACATAAGAGTTTATCCTCAGGCAAATTCCAAAAAGGTCATGAAGGTGGGCCACCAGGGTTTAGGACTATGCACTGGGGAAGACAGGGCCTCCTGGGCAGCCTGGAGTGGCTAGAAGTCTTGCTCATCTCCCAGCAGCGGACAGAGAGCCGTCTCCACACGTACATGCTCAGATGAGAGAAACAACAGCCAGCACGTCTTCTGCTTGAGAAGTGGTTGCTGTCCTTGGGTTGATTTCTCTTCTATAAGACAAGGACATCAGGGTGTCTTTCCTTTTGTCCAATGATGGTGGCAGGGGAGACAGCTCTTAAGTCCTCTTCCCTGAGGATACTAGGGTCCTTGTGACTTCAGCTGAGTGCCACTCATAGCAGAAATAGTGACTGGACTGAGCTGGCTTCCTGATGGGAGCAAGGCAGATGGTGAACTACAGGAAACTCAGTCAGTAGAGTCTGCAGTCCTATGCAAGCCCTAGAGAGCCCAGCCAGCTCTGCTTTACTGTCTACAATGCACAGCCCGTCTGAAAGGGATGGGTAAGCCCTGAAATAGCCGATGCCCCACTCTTCCCTAGTTACTGGGGAGGAGTAAAGCAGAggaaaccccccacccccatatactGTTGACGTCAGTGTGCTGGGGGATAGGATGGGTTCTACTCAGGGCTGCCTCAGAGCCTCTTCCCATGAGCTGACCTTGACGTGTTTCCTTATTCGTATTTACtccttaggtgtgtgtgtgacgGCTGGAGGGGAGGTTCCCCTGAGAAAATATTGACAGACCTCCTgtctcctagctgcctagagATTGTTACCCTTGGACGCTGGAGGCTGGAATCCCAGGACTGACCATACTCCCTGGCCTTTGCTGCCATAGCTTGTTAGACCTTGTTGTGCTGACTGAAAAACCAGCCAGAGGACTGAGGGCAGCCAGCATGGAAGAAGAGCAGAGGCTCCCAGGGGCCGCCAGGGCCTTGCTGCTGATTGGCCCTGCCCTCCATTGTCCTAGGCAGGGTGCCAGGAAGCTGGAACTTTGTTATCTGGGTAATTAGCTTCAGACCCTGGACTGAGGCCGGCCAGGTCTTAGGGCTACTTCCCACAGGCTGTGCACCCTGACCCCAAGAGGGAGGCGAGGCGCTGTGTACAGAGGCCCGGCCAGCTGAACACTTGAGGTGTCAGTCCTGCCTGGGGAACGACTGCAGGCATCCCCACTTACAcaccttccaccccaccccatgccacACTGTCCTCCCTGGCTGGGCTCTGCCCCTTAGGGCAGCTGGGCCTGGTCACAGTGTGGGGCCTCCCATCTCAGCCTTGCCAGGGACAGAGGGCACCAAGTCTCAGAAAGGGGATGCCCCCAAGGGTGCCAGTCCAGCCAGCTGCCCCACCCTTCAGGCTTGTCCTGGCCCCCCAAACCCAAATCGTGGTGCCCCAAGACGTCCTGTGGGCAGACATCCACCACCATGGCCGAGCACCTGGAGCTGCTGGCAGAGATGCCCATGGTAGGCAGGATGAGCACCCAGGAGCGGCTGAAGCATGCCCAGAAGCGACGTGCCCAGCAGGTAAAAATGTGGGCCCAGGCTGAGAAGGAGGCCCATGGTAACAAGAAGGGCCATGGGGAGCGGCCAAGGAAGGAGGTGGCTGGCCTCAAGCCTCAGAAGCAGGTCCGCTTCCCTCCCAGCATTGCCCTTCTGGAGGCTGCTGCCCGGAACGACCTGGAGGAAGGTGAGTGTGCTTGAGTCCTAGGGCAGAGCACAGCAGGCACTCCCACCTGTCTGGGTGTGGCCCTGCTTGGTGTTGGCTCAGAACTAGACCTAGAACTGTCTCTAGCTCCTGGGCTCCAGCTACAGCTCTGATACTGATAGTGAACTGTCCTTAGTAGGGGTGGATGCAAGAGGTCTTTCTGTGAGGAGTCAGGTCATAGGAGGGCTGGACCACGGGTAGACACATCGGAGGTTGCAGAGAAATCTAATACTGAAGTCTCATGCCTCTCAACAGTGTGTCCCACGAATCTTCCCTTTATGTATGCCTTCCAAGCCCCAACTCTGGAGAGTAGGACAGCGTTGTTCATTTCTGGTTAGAGATGGAGTGGGTCTTAGAACACACATGGCCTGGCACTACTACACACTTTCCCTGGCCCTGCTTTGACTTTCCCCTAGTCTTCCCAGTACCAAGACAAGTCTAACTTGAGTGGGCTCTCTTCTCTTCACTGTGCCCCATGCTTGTAGCTTCTTGGGCCTGAGGGAAGAGGCACCTGGTATCTCTTGAGgacccttcctgccttccttttcttgcAGTCCGCCAGTTCCTTACCAGTGGGGTTAGCCCCAACCTGTCCAATGAGGATGGCTTGACTGCACTGCACCAGGTAAGCGCCGGCAGGAGTGGGGTGGGCTGCCTGGCCTAGCTGGGGATCAGGGTTTGGGGCTTAGGTTGCTTGTTTGCAGTGCTGCATTGATGACTTCCAAGAGATGGTACAGCAGCTCCTGGAGGCTGGGGCTGATGTCAATGCTCGAGACAGTGAGTGCTGGACACCTCTGCATGCGGCAGCTACCTGCGGCCATCTGCATCTGGTGGAACTCCTTATTTCACGGTAGGACCTGCTGGGTatacacatggtggctcacatgaCCCATCTGGGATGCTTCTTCTGTCCTTACCTTTTCTGTCAACCCTACCTGGGATCCCAGAGGGTTCTTTGGTCTGCCTGGCAGGCTAGACTTCTAActctggaccaagggcctctccataGTCAAATGCCATTTGGTCAGTGTTGAGGATGGACTTGttaaaggagggaaggggaatgagGAGACCAGCCATGTCTAGGAGGAAGTGCCTGGATACAAAAGAGGCCTTTACCCCTAAGGTGGAGCAGAGGAAGCTAGTGGCTTTACTAGATTTAGGAGCATCTCCATTAGGTCAGGTATAGAAGCTTGGTCATCCTTGTGTGAACAGATGAGTGTAGCCCTTAGTGATAGATCAGGGGTGTGTAGCTAACAGGTCTCTCTCTGGGGCTCCGTCTGAAGCTGGTGTTGGACTACAGGCATCTGTCTAGATCTGCTCTTCCACCATGCCTTGGCACCTCTTCTGTGTTGTAGGCATCCCAGAGCCCTTGCACATCCACAAGTGCCTCTACTATATTTATGGGGGAGATAGGGGTCATAAACCTGAGGCCTGGAAGAATAAAGACTACAGGTTGGATAGAGGTTGCTAAGTCTAGCTTGAAGACAGGGTTTAGTAGAGGGTAGTAGTCAGGCCCGAGGCCAGCTTTTCTTGCAGGAGCTagggctttgttttcttccttcctgccttctcttcccaaAGACAGTGCTAGGCTGAGGCCGCCATTGAGGGGAAACTTGATGCAAGGGGTTTGAGGAGCTGTTGTATGGTGGCTGAGGCTGGTGGCTTGTCTATCTTCTTTGTAGTGGTGCAGATCTCCTTGCGGTCAATACAGATGGGAATATGCCCTACGACCTGTGTGAGGATGAACAGACACTGGATTACCTCGAGACTGCCATGGCCAATCGTGGTGAGTGTGCTGTGCCTGCCTGCAGGGGGTGGTGCCCTAGGTCATGCCTTCTCTGAGCCAGCTTGCTTCTCAGGTATCACCCAGGACAGCATTGAGGAGGCCCGGGCAGTGCCAGAGCTATGCATGCTGAATGACCTCCAGaacctcctgcatgctggggCCAACCTCAATGACCCTTTGGATCACGGGGCCACTCTGGTGAGAACTCAGTCACTTGGGGATGTTTGTCCTGGGGCAGGTACTTGGAAGGGGTTCAGGGATTCAGAGCTGAGTGGTCTGCCCGCAGCTGCACATCGCCGCTGCTAATGGGTTCAGTGAGGTGGCTACCCTGCTACTGGAGCAAGGAGCTAGCCTGAGTGCTAAGGACCATGATGGCTGGGAGCCTCTGCATGCTGCAGCTTACTGGGGCCAGGTGAGTAcacaggagcagggagagggtaGGTTCCTGGCTCTAGCTAGAGCCCTCAGCCAAGCAGCTGCTGCTGGCTGCCTGCAGGTACACCTGGTAGAATTGCTTGTGGCACATGGGGCTGATCTGAATGGAAAATCTCTGGTGGACGAGACACCCCTTGGTGAGTGTGGGGTTGCCTACATCTGAGGGAAGGGAGTGGCCATGAACATGCCTGCGACACCTCTGTCCATCTCTCCTCAGATGTGTGTGGTGATGAGGAGGTAAGAGCCAAACTGCTGGAGCTCAAGCACAAACAGGATGCACTCCTGCGCGCCCAGGGCCGCCAGCGCTCCTTGCTGCGCCGCCGCACCTCTAGTGCAGGCAGCCGCGGGTAAGCCTCTGCTGTGGTCACCAGTCACCTGCCGAGACCTCGGcttccccacccccgccccgtgGACATCAGCTGGCAGTGGAGCCCCACTGGCATTAGTGGGCAGTGGTTGTGAGATGGATGATGGTGTCTCAACATCCTCCCCCACAGGAAGGTGGTGAGGCGAGTGAGCCTGACACATCGCACCAACCTGTATCGCAAGGAGCATGCCCAAGAGGCCATTGTGTGGCAACAGCCACCAGTCACCAGTCCAGAACCTCTCGAGGAtgaggacaggcagacagatgctgAACTCCGGCTGCAGGCCCCAGAGGTGAGCATGCTGAGTCCGTCCTGTCCCATATCCCCACCagtctcggtgtgtgtgtgtgatcatttaGTGCCTAGGGCATCCTAGTGAGGCCCCTGTGGAGGTGGTAGCTCCAGTGACCCGTGCTTCTAGATGGGTACTCAGGTACACGCTGTTGACCCTCCCACGCTCACAACCCTCCCACGCTCACATCTGTCCCTCTACCACCACTTCACACAACTTGGAGCCCAAGGCTGGTGTAGGTGAGAACGAGCATCTCCTCATGGCCTCTGGGGTCTTGGCTCTGCCCACAGGATGACAGCCCTGAGGTGGCCAGACCACACAATGGCCAAGTAGGGGCGCCCCCAGGGAGACACCTGTACTCCAAGCGTCTAGATCGGAGTGTCTCCTATCATCTGAGTCCTGAGGAGAGCTGTTCACCTGATGCCCTCATCCGGGACAAGGCTCACCACACGCTGGCAGAGCTTAAACGACAGCGAGCAGCTGCGAAGCTTCAGCGGCCTGCCCCTGAAGGGCCCGGGACCTGTGAGCCTGGCCTGTCTGTCGACACCGAGACTTCCCAGCCTGAGTGTGGCTTCAGCACAAGTGGAGACCCACCCCTGCTCAAGCTCACTGCCCCCTCGGAGGAGGCGTCTGTGGAAAAGAGGCCATGCTGTTTGCTCATGTGAAATGTGATTCCTCAGTATGGCAGGGTTCAACCCCTTGCCCAGCCAGGGCTTCCTCATGATCTCTGGCCTGGTGATCCACTTCAGCACATACCCCAGTGCTGTAGGGGAGCTGGCACAGAGCCCCATCGCCCTCCCAGCCCAGGACACTGGCCACCTTGCTCAGGGACGGACTATGCAGAGCTCTACTTACGGGCCTTAGGCCACAGACTGCTTATTTTGTGACTCTTGATAAAGGCTGTTTgccactgagccttcttcccaTGTGTCTCACTGGTTAGGAGCCACCCATGCCCGGAGCACCCAAACTTGTAGACAGGTGCATGCTGGGGCTTGCAGGTGTCAGCCCCAGCCTTTGTGGGAGGAAAGCTTAAGGCCACAGGCAAGAagcccagcctcagcctccacctCTCCCATGGTTCAGCTTCTTGGAGGCTCCTGTAACCCTTTGCTTTCCTGAAAGCAGCAGGGCACTTTGGAGAAAACTCTTCATGGGTGATGGAGTGGGACAGGGACCCTGGCTGGAAGGGATACAGTATCTTCCACAGGGTGGTCAGAGCCAGCAGGGGAAACAGGCAGAAGCCTGGCTTTAGTTAGGTCCTTCCCAGGGTCATGGTCTCAGTTTCTGGCGTGAAGCCCTGATCCTGGGGCATGTCTGCCAGCTTCCGCCTGTGCTGGTATAGGTGACAAGCAGTTGGCCACTCTGGCTGTGCTGGCTAGCACAGTGTATCAGAGTGAGAGGGGCCCTTTAGGGGCCTCAAGCTAGAGGGAAGAAGGCACTTCTAGATCATGGCCATTGCATTTGGCTTTGCATGGCCATCTCTACCCGGTCACatgggaactgaactggtcaGCCTGGTGTCCATCCCCAGGGCCTGTCCTTCTTCTAGCACCTGTGGTTGGATGGTTAGTGTCCTTGGAAGGGCTTGGGGGAGGGTTGGTGGCGACCGCTGGTTAAATTTAGAGTAgggctgtgctgctgctgcctgaGGTCCACCTGCTACCACTGCTGCTTGGGTCCTGCTGGTAAGAGGCAGGCAGTGGCAGGTCCTGCCAGGTCCAGGCCTATCTTaatctgtgctgtgtgtgtcctgagggccAGAGAGAGGCCACTGAGCTGGGAGGCTACTGTGGCATCAGAGCCAAGAGAGCAGAGGTGAGTGTGTCCCCACTCCAGGACCTGCTGTGGTATTTCTTCGAGCCTCCAGGGACAGAGGGATCAAGGCTCACCTCATGCCTTCCTAGCTGCCTGCTACCCAGCTTAGAAGTcagtctccccagccctcagtcTGAGCCATAGATAGGTCAAAGGGCTTAGATGACCAGGGCTGAGCGTGTCTATACGCTTCCTGCAAGGCCAGTGGGCGTGGGGCACTGTGGGCCTATCAGAGCTCACTTCCTGCTCTCTCCACCAATTAGGAGCAGCAGGGTAGGGACTTAGTTACCCTTGGCCTGGGCTGTGGACCTAAGGGCACCCTCTCAGGCTGATGTGTATTGAAAGGGCATGAGGGCAGTCCAGGGTGAGGTGTGTCCAGAACTAGCTGTCCCCTCTCcagtctcttcccctccccctaaaCCCTTGCAGTGGCTCTTCAGGGACCAAGGTCCAACCATAGCACTCCAGCAGTCCCCATGGAACCCAGAGACTgaacctctttctccctccccccagtgCTCCCCAGATTCCTAAGGCCTGGCTTAGTTACCTAGGAGACAA
This window harbors:
- the Ppp1r16a gene encoding protein phosphatase 1 regulatory subunit 16A, which encodes MAEHLELLAEMPMVGRMSTQERLKHAQKRRAQQVKMWAQAEKEAHGNKKGHGERPRKEVAGLKPQKQVRFPPSIALLEAAARNDLEEVRQFLTSGVSPNLSNEDGLTALHQCCIDDFQEMVQQLLEAGADVNARDSECWTPLHAAATCGHLHLVELLISRGADLLAVNTDGNMPYDLCEDEQTLDYLETAMANRGITQDSIEEARAVPELCMLNDLQNLLHAGANLNDPLDHGATLLHIAAANGFSEVATLLLEQGASLSAKDHDGWEPLHAAAYWGQVHLVELLVAHGADLNGKSLVDETPLDVCGDEEVRAKLLELKHKQDALLRAQGRQRSLLRRRTSSAGSRGKVVRRVSLTHRTNLYRKEHAQEAIVWQQPPVTSPEPLEDEDRQTDAELRLQAPEDDSPEVARPHNGQVGAPPGRHLYSKRLDRSVSYHLSPEESCSPDALIRDKAHHTLAELKRQRAAAKLQRPAPEGPGTCEPGLSVDTETSQPECGFSTSGDPPLLKLTAPSEEASVEKRPCCLLM